One window from the genome of Natrialba magadii ATCC 43099 encodes:
- a CDS encoding class I SAM-dependent methyltransferase codes for MTAADSFDSIAPFYDAVHQQQADIEFYRDLALECDGPVLEVGCGTGRIYLELRRAGVDVTGIDISADSLDALRDKATQDDLAVDVRQADMRTFDPEPGREYALVIVPFRTFLYLQTVDDRLAALESFHSALGPDGRLALNAFVPDPEIVAEHYGEWRARKLEIDGERYTHRTRSTVVDAVEQRVRVQTEVLDADESLVVDSSHELSLVSKAEFELLFRLSPFTSWNVFGGFELESLETATQEMVWFAE; via the coding sequence ATGACCGCTGCCGACTCGTTCGATAGCATCGCACCCTTTTACGACGCAGTACACCAACAGCAGGCCGACATCGAGTTCTACCGTGATCTCGCACTCGAGTGCGACGGCCCCGTCCTCGAGGTCGGCTGTGGCACCGGCCGGATCTATCTCGAACTCCGTCGGGCTGGTGTCGATGTCACGGGTATCGACATCTCTGCGGACTCGCTGGACGCACTCCGCGACAAAGCCACACAGGACGACCTGGCGGTCGATGTTCGACAGGCAGACATGCGCACGTTCGATCCCGAACCCGGCCGCGAGTACGCGCTCGTTATCGTCCCCTTCCGGACGTTTCTCTACCTGCAGACGGTCGATGACAGGCTGGCGGCACTCGAGTCCTTCCACAGTGCGCTCGGCCCCGACGGCCGACTGGCGCTCAACGCGTTCGTTCCCGATCCGGAAATCGTCGCCGAACACTACGGTGAGTGGCGAGCACGGAAGCTCGAAATCGACGGCGAGCGCTACACCCACCGGACCAGATCCACCGTCGTCGACGCCGTCGAACAGCGCGTTCGCGTCCAAACGGAGGTTCTCGACGCAGACGAGTCACTGGTCGTCGACAGCAGCCACGAACTGTCGCTCGTTTCGAAAGCCGAGTTCGAGTTGCTCTTTCGCCTCTCGCCGTTTACCTCGTGGAACGTGTTCGGTGGCTTCGAGTTGGAGTCACTCGAGACGGCGACACAGGAGATGGTTTGGTTCGCGGAGTGA